The window aaataacctTCACAAATTGTGTGATTAGTTATATGGAATATcgttttgtatgtatgtatgtatatttttgtaatAACTGTCATTATTCTTATCATTTCTATTACTATCATTTGTGTAGTTCATCAAGACTGCTGGCTCAACTTGAAGTCTTCAATCATGCGTGGCTTGGAAAATTATGGTTACAACTGTAACATCAACAGCGTTGTCCAGTGCTTGTACGCGACGCGCAAAGTACGGGATTACATCCTGCAACTCCATGAGAACGATTACCACGCGTCTGGTACGGTGACAGGGAGGCTCAAGTGTCTCATCTACGAGATGACCAAAGACAGTCATTCGCCATGTGACATGAGCTTTCTCATAGGCTCACTGGGCTCACATTGCAGAGTGTCTTTTGACTTTCAGGAGGACTCGGCGCTGGCCTTCAAGTGTATCCTCGGTGCTATAGTAGACGAAGGTGGTGAACCAGCCAACGCGATTGGACATTTGTGGGACGTTGTGAAGGAAGAGCGTGTGCGCTGTCTCGGTTGTAACACAGCTGAGTCTACACGCAGTGTAATAAACACGATTCCCGTGTTGATGCAAGACAATTTTCCCGACGAGCTGCAGGAGTATATCCGGAAATACTCTGACAACACTTTGGCCATTTGCAACGATTATTATTGTACAACGTGTCACATAAGGACTCAGTGTGAAATCACGAGCAAGGTTTTATCATTACCCCCTGCTGTGTGTATGACCATAGCACGGGTTATAAACATTGGCAGAAGTACCAC of the Sparus aurata unplaced genomic scaffold, fSpaAur1.1, whole genome shotgun sequence genome contains:
- the LOC115577720 gene encoding ubl carboxyl-terminal hydrolase 18-like — encoded protein: MRGLENYGYNCNINSVVQCLYATRKVRDYILQLHENDYHASGTVTGRLKCLIYEMTKDSHSPCDMSFLIGSLGSHCRVSFDFQEDSALAFKCILGAIVDEGGEPANAIGHLWDVVKEERVRCLGCNTAESTRSVINTIPVLMQDNFPDELQEYIRKYSDNTLAICNDYYCTTCHIRTQCEITSKVLSLPPAVCMTIARVINIGRSTTAHIVKTEKRFTFPETLDLKYMKGGAEPPSVDDALYELYAVIAHRGTQYCGHYTAYVQCHDKWYLADDSLVKLCSWEDVKTTYEAGSLNGVAYMLMYCKQITLH